ATAGAGATGGCCCCGTGGCGGCACCTCCATTCGGGAAAAGGTAATCGCGGTCGATCCAAGCGTCCCGCCCTGGATTGACGTGCAAAGCCAGCGCGTGTCTGCGTTGACCGCCCCCTCCTGCACCGTCACAAGCGCGCCCGGGTGCTGATCGTAGGCCGACAACCCGAATACCCGCGTGGGCGATGGGCCCACGATATAAATGCCGTTCTGAGCGGGCGCCGCCTGGTCCTTGACCAGGACAAGCTCTCCTGCGACGAGCGTGACGCCATCGATGACGTCGCCGCCGTTGAGCCCGCTCGCGATGGCGATGTCGGCGGTCGTCGCCGTGCGCACGGTGAACGCGGGCCCCGCAGTCTGCGGCAGCCAGGTAATCCCGGCCGACCAATCGGCGCTTCCTGCCGAGAGCTTGAAATAGAGCGTCGGCTGCCCGGCGTTGCCGCTGTCCGAAACGACGAGGACGGAGAAAGCCGTCACCTCGTCGTCATAGGCGGCACGGCCGGCGATGGCATCCACCGCCGCATCCGGCTGATACGCCGGCCCTTGGGGCCCCTGCGGTCCCTCGATCCCCGCGAGCGTCCAATCGGACCCGTCGAAACGATACATCGCGTCTTCGTCGTGGACCCACGCGATCCAGCCCGACCCGGCGCCTTCCCCTGGCAGGTATGAGCGCCACTCGCCGTCGATATAGCGGGCGACGCGCTTTTCCCATCCGATCCAGGCGCCGGTGGCCGGACCGCCGCCTCCCGCCACGATATAGCAATCTCCTTCGGCAGGACTTGCCGGCGGTTCCAACAGGTCCTTGTCGAGTACGCTGAGCTGGACCAACGTGTCGAGCAGCGTCATCGCCTCGTTATGCGTGACATGCTTCTGCGCTTGCGCAGCCGCGATATAGGGAATGCGCAGCTTCGCGCTTTCTTCGGTCATGTTTTCTTTCCGGATTTGACGAGAACCAAGACCACACAGCGCGCTCAAGCAGGCCGCTAGGCCGGTAGCGCAAAGATCAGTGCTGATAGTCCCAGATCAGTTGCTCTGACGCGGGTCCGGGCCCATAGACGGGCGAGACCTGCGCGACGCGCACATGCACGTTCCATTGCGGCGCACCGAAATCGTCCGCCTGCATCGCCGCCGTGTACGAAATGGATGGCGTGTCGCTCTCCACGCTTCGCAAGACGGAGCCGTCCGGCCCGTCGAGAATGTCGAGCCGGTACAGCTCGACGTCCTCGCCGAGCGGCACTTCAAGGCCTTCCCAGCTGTCGCCGCCAAAGCGCGTGCGCCGGATCCACGCGATAGACCAATCGCCGTTTGCCGGATCGCGCTTGCCTTGGACGTGCACAGGCGCATAGGGCCGTAAGCCCAACCCTTGCACGGCGTAAGACGCACTGCCGTAGGTATCGGACTCGAGGCCCTCGCTCACGGGCCCGTATTTGTAGTTCAGCGCGAGGCCGACATCGTCGGGGCGCAGATTGAGCGCGGTCACCGCGCTGTTGATCAGCACGAAGAGTGCGCCCGCCGGCACGGGGTTGCGCATGGCGCCTTCGGTTCCGTTCAGCCCGCGCAACAACATGGACAGATCGTAGGTGCCAGTCTCAATCAGCGTCGCGAGCTGAAACTGGATCAACTCGAACGTGCCGTCCGCGTTCTGGATGGCGGCGAAGTTGGCGCCGTTCAGCAACGCCTCCTCGGTGACGGACTCGAGTTCGCCGTAGTCGAGAGCGACGCGCAGGATATTGCTCTTGTCGTAGCGGTGCAGCGGGCCGGAATAGGTATCGAACACGGTGCGGCCCATGGTGGCGCGCGCCGGCACGATGGCGTTCAACTCATAGCCGCTGGTAGACGGAGAACGGTACACGGCGACACCCCCCGGCCAGGGATCGGCGTTGGCGGCAACATAGCCCGCATACGGCGCTTCATCGCCGCGCAGCAGCGGCAAATCCATGAACACGGCATCGGTCGGTCCGTACACGGTGACGGGATCGAACTCGCGCTCCTTTTCCGGCGCCACGACGGAATCGAGATTGAACGGCTCGACCGACCGCGCGTCGATATCCTTGAACGTCGCATCGCGCGTCTCCGTCAGACGCCAGAGCGTGTCGCGGGCGCCCGAGGACAGTGTGACCACATCGCCGGGCTCGAGCGCGAGCCGGCTCGGCGGCAGCGCGAATGCGCCCCGCTCGCGCGCGGCCCAGGCATCGCGCAGCCATCCTTCGGCGATGGCGAGCGCCTTGCCCTGCCCCATCACGATCGGCAGTTCCGCGGCCGCCGCCCGATCGCTGCGGCTGCCGAGCCGCCGCGCGTCGACCGCGCCTTGGGCATAATCGTGATTGCCGTCGATATAGGTGATCTTCGCCGAGAGCGGCAGCTCCGTCTCCTGGCCGCGCGTCAGCGTATAGAGCGGCGCGTCCGGATCGGTCTCCACAAGCGCATCTGGAGTGACGCTTGCGACCGACCCGAGAAACCCGCGATGGGCGAACTGAATGAGCCCGCCGGATTCCGAGGCATCGAACAGGAACCCGAGACCCAGCGGCTGCAGCGCCTCGCGCACCGACATGATGCGGTCGATGACGAACCCGTCGAGGAAGCCATAGAGCTTCGTCACGTCGTAGCGGAAGAAGCCGTAGTCCTCGAGGATCGCCCGCACGACAGCCGCCAGCGCGCCGCCGCCCACGCGCCCGGTCAGCCAGTGCCCCAGTTCCCAATTGCCGCCATCGGCCCAGACCGACGACGCATAGGGAAAAGCGGGAAACGGCCGCGCGTCCCAGGTGTAGACGAAGATGCGCGAGGCATCGACCATGCGCCCGCCATAGACGCCCGAGACCGGGTTCTGCCCGGACACATAGTCTTCGTGGCTCGGATCGAAAAAGCTCTGGATCGCCTGGATGTAGCGGCGCTGCACGAGATCGTCGCGCACGCCGCGCGAGAAATACGGCGCGAAGGATTCCGAGCTTTTCGGATCGATGAACACGTTCGGCTGGTTCGGCCCCTTGTCCACGGCCGGACACCCGACCTCGGTGAACCAGATGGGTTTGCCTTGCGGCACCCAGCCCGTATGCGCGCCGCTCTCGACGCCGCCCGGCCGGTCGTAGTGGAGGTTCTGCCACCACTCTTTGATGGCTTTGGTCTTGTAGATCCACGGCTTGCCGTAGGCGCCGTCGGTGATGGGCAGCCGCGTTTGGGTAAGACGTTCCGCGCTCGCCTCGTTGCCGGTCGCCCCCGCCGCCGGGTAGTACCAGTCGAAGCCCTCGCCGCCGCGGATATTGCTGCGCAGGTAATCCAGATCGTAGATCGACTCCCAGCCCGCCTGACGGTCGAGATGGGCGTCGCCGTCGCGCCAGTCCGACAGCGGCCAATAGACGTCGATGCCGACCGCATCGATATGGGGCGAGCTCCATAGCGGATCGAGATGGAAATAGACGTCGCCCGTGCCGTCGTCCGGCTGGTGACCGCGATACTCGGTCCAGTCCGCGCCATAGGTGATCGCGGTAGCCCCGCCGAGCACGCCGCTGACATCGGCGGCGAGATCGACTAATGCGTCCACGAAGGGAAAGCTGCCTGCACTCTCCCTTAAAGATGTCGCCCCGCGCATCTCCGAACCGATCAGAAACGCGTCCACGCCGCCCGCCGCTTTGCACAGATGCGCATAGTGCAGAATGAAGCGGCGGAAGGACCATTCGTCCGGCCCCGCATACGTCACGCTCTCGCCGTCAATGGCGAAGTCGGCGGCCTCCGCCGCACCCACGAAGGCCGCGACTTGGCTCCCGCATGCGGCCGTCTTGTCCACCGTACCGCCGAGGCCCGGCGCCGGGTCGCAGGTGATGCGTCCGCGCCAAGGATACGCCGGCTGGCTGGCAGCGTCCGAATACGGGTCCGCCAACGCATTGTCGGTCGGCACATCCATCGAGATGAACGGATAGAACGTCACCTTCAGCCCGCGCGCCTTGAGATCCTTGATGGCCGCGACCACCGCCGCGTCCGCCGGCGTACCGCCATAGGCCGGACGTCCGTCTTCTTCGGAGACCACATGCGCTTGCGTCCGCGATGCTCCGCCGACGGACCACTCATACGGCCAGGACTCCTTGGCCGCGACCTCGACGCCGGGCTTCACCTCGCACACACCGATACGTAAGTCCGTGCCGAACCAGCTCACCACGATCGACACGTCGGCGACGTTTGGCAGCTGTGCCTCGAGCTGATCCAGAGCCACGTCCCAATCCGTGCCGCCAAGGGCCGTATGCAGATTTTCGGCGACGGAGGCGCCGTTCTCGATCCGCATCACGCGGTCGGTGTCGTAGACGAACTCGCCGGCGCTCGGGATCAGATTGACCGCCCGCACCTCCTTCTCGAATGTGTCCACCGCGCGAAACACTTCGAAATTGAGCTGCGGCAGCCGGTTGCCGAAGCGCTCCAGGGGCATGTTCTCGAACACGACGTAAGCAGTGCCGCGATAGGCGGGCACGCGGGTAGCGCCCCCCTGCTTCGAGGCGATCAGCCCGTCACGGCCTTGGCCCTCACCGCCGAGATGGACGCGGATGGTGAAGTCCGACTGGCGCAGCTCCTTGCCGTCGGCCCAGATGCGCCCGATCCGCGTGATCGGCCCTTCGCACACCGCATAGGCCGCGTTGGCGTAATAGCTGTACTCGACCGTCTTCACGGTCTGCTGCGCGCTGGCCTGGCTCCCCTGCCCCGAGCCGCCGCCGCCGAACACGTTCTTGCCGCCGCCCGTCTGCTGCCCGCCGCCCGTCGTCTGGGTGGTGACGGTCACCTGCTCCTTGAAGCGCGTGGCCCAGATGAGATGGCCGGGCAGACGCGCGCGCCCATAGACGCGCGGCAGCGGCGTGCCCTCGCTGGACGCGCCCACGGCCACGTCCGACAGGCGCGGGCCCTCGAGCACTTGCGTCTCGCCGGAGCTCGCGGCGAGCGGCGCCATCAGCGACCGGTCGAGCAGCGCCCCGCCGACAGAGCCCACCGCGCCGCCGATGGTGGCGCCGGTCAAGGCCGTGCCGAGCACGCTGCCGGGAAAGATCGCGCCGCCAATAGCCGATCCCACGGCACCGAGAACCAGTGTCGCCACGTTGCTGCTCCGAATGGATGAGAAGTTTAAGTCAAACTCGACGCGCTCAAGTAGGCCGCTAGGCGATAGGGCGAATGAAAATGCGCTCAAGCAGGCCGCTAGGCCGGTAGCGCAAGAAAGAGAGCCCGATAGCGCAAAAAAGAAGCCGCGCGATCCAGTCTGTGGCTGTCATGCCCGCGAAAGCGGGCATCCAGTAATGAACGCCCTATCGCATCACGAAGACCGGTGGCTACTGGATGCCCCGATCAAGTCGGGGCATGACACCATCACTTGTCGTCCGGAAATCTAAAGGCGGCCACGGCGCGCCGCCGCCACCAAACGCCTAAGGGCACCTCGACGACGCCGAGACCTTCCTGAGCGTGGATCATGTGATCGCCGTCGGCGAGAATCCCCGCATGCTTGGCAACGCCCTTGTCGCGCATGCGGAACACGAGCACGTCGCCCGCCAGCGCGTCGGACACGCTGCCGAGCGGCACCAAATGCCGGCAGGCGGCGGCGATCAGCGTCTCCGAGCCGGTCGCATTGCCCCAGTCGCGGCTATACGGCGGCATGGCCTCGGGCTCCGGCCCGTACAGCGCACGCCACACCCCGCGGATGAGGCCGAGGCAGTCGCAGCCGGCCCCGCGCACGCTCCCCTGATGGTGATAGGGCGTGCCGAGCCAGCCGCGCGCGCACTGAACGATGGCATCGGGTTGGGGCATATGCTTTCTCGAATCCGTGCGCACTCGGCGCTCATCATGCCGCCATCGGCGCGGCTTCATTTCGGCGCAATCCGGGCGGCATGCTCATGATGGACCCCGGCGATCCCCGCCGGGGTTGTCCTTGAGACAGACAGTCATGAACGCGGAAGACCCGAAGAGCAGACTTCCTTACGTCTACACTTGGCTTGGGACGGCGGCCGTCATCGCCGCACTCATCTACCTGTTTCACTTCATATAGAGCCCGCAACGATGACCGAGGCCTCGTGACCTGCGGCGACGCACTCAGGCAGGACCGCGTCCTGCATCGGAACGGCGCCGGAAACCTGTCGGCGGGGCCCCTCACCGCACCCGGCCCCCGTCGTTCTTGTCTGAGCGGCTGACGACGCGGAGCATGAAGTCGTTGCCGGGCACGTGGGGGAAGCCGCGGAAGTTAGCCGTGTTCGAAAACTTGGCGCGGCAGGTGCCGAATTGCTTGTCGCAGCCGGCCTGCACCTTGAAGCCGTCCCCGGCCGCAATCGCTTCCGACGGCCGCTGCCACAGCTCGATCGTGACGCCGCTTGAGGCCTTGGCATGTAGCTTCACTTCGCTCGTGCGCCCGTCGTTGGCGCCCGATTCCCACGTCAGCAGACCGCGCGTGAACCAGTTCGACGCGTGAGCCTCCAAACCGCTCGCCGTGAAACGCCGGGGCGAGGCATCGAGGCTCGCCACCGTGCCGTCCGCCGAAAATGCCGCCTGGTCCAGATCGATCTTGCAGCGCGCATCGCCGAGATCCGCATCACAGCCATATTGGATGATACGGCCCTTCGGCTGCTGCAGCGCGTGGGCGAGCCCGCGCACCTCGCAGCGGAAATGATGCGCCCCGCGCGACACCTCGCCGAGATTGCCGGTGCGCATGAGCACACGATGGTCCGGGTCCGCCCAGTTCACGCGGTAGATCTCGATGGCCGCGTTGTCGAACAGGCCCGCGGCGAGATCCGCCTCGTTCAACCGGTCCGATTTGAGGGCGCCGTCCACGTCGAGCGTGTCCACGTTGAGCCCCACGGCGCTGGCGATCTCCGAGCCGGTGAAGCCGCTCGCGGCTTCATAGAGGGTGCCGCCGAATTCGAGATCGCGGTCGTGGTCCGTGAAGCCGAACGAGACCGCATCGTTGCGCGTGATGCGCCAGCACCAGCACAGCGTCGTGGCGCCGCTGTCGAGATGATCCTGCAGCGCGGACGAGATCGCTCTCATAGGCGCACCTCCATAATGGGAATTTGCGGGATCGAGCCTGCGTCGAAATCGCTGAGATCGATCTCGAGGCGGTCCGTGTCGAAGCGCACGGCCACGTCGAATTCGAAGCCCGCCGTGACGGGCGCGTCTAGGGGCGGCACCGCGCCGGGCAGGAACGTCACGAGCCCGGTATTGGTGCCGAGCGCGTAAGTCTCCGGGTCCTGCACCACGCCATCGACCGCGACGGAGACCGTGCCCGGCACGGGAAGCAGAACCGTGCGCGACCAGGGGGCGTATCCGCTGCCATAGGTCTTGACGAGCTGGAACGCCGCCGTCGCGCCGTCGCCTATGCCGATCGCCTGATCTGTGGCGGCGGGCGTCTCGGACGGCGCGCAGGATTTGTAGTCGCTCCAATCCTTCCAACGGAAAGCATGCAGCCGCCCGCGCCGCTCTTCGAAAAAGGCGAGCACGGCGTGCAGATCGTCGAGGCTCTTGATGCCGTAGCCAGCATCGTAACGCCGCTTGGAGTCGGCCCAGCGGCTGTTGCGTTCCTCGTAGCCGGAGCCGAGCACCACGATCTCGGTGCGCCGTTCCGGCCCGCCCCGGCTGCCGCGTGTCACAGCGGTCGGAAAGCGCACATCGTGAAAGGCCATTGGTCCGTGCTCCGCCTAATGATTGCGCTGCTAAAGGTTTCGTTGCCCGCGCCCGACAGTGCGGGAAAGCATGGCCGCGAGTTGCCCTTCGGACCGGCGGAAGCTCTCCGCGTCCGGCGTAGTCACGTTGAAGGTGACGTTGACCGCGCGCCCTGCTCCGTCCGCCTGCACGCCGAGCCGGCCGTCTTTTGCGCGCGCGAGCGGCAGCACCGCCTCCGGCCCCGCCTCACCCGCGAGCCCGCGCGGAGCCCCCTGCCCGAGCGGAAACGTCATGGGCGAGGAGATCACCCCGCCCTTGGCAAACGGCACGGGCAGCGCGCTGCCGAGGCCCGCACCGGTGACGAGCCCGGACAGCGCATCGCCGAAGGTCTTGCTGATGGGCGCGAGCGCGGCCTCCAGCGTATTCTGCGACAGGTTCAGCGCGAGCTGGCGGACAACGTCCGACAGTTCGCGGCCCTTGAGCGTTGCGTCCGTGAAGGCGTTCGTCAGATTGCCGGCGAAGCTCGCACTCAGCCGGCTCGCGTCCGCGAGCGCGGCGCGCAACGGCGCGATATCGCCGCCAATGACGACGTAAAGCCCGTCGCGATCATCCGGCATGCGTCTCTCCATCGGGGTAGCGTTGCATCAGCGCCGCCAGGTCGTCGCGCGAGGGCGGCGCTTGGGCTATTCGAGAACCGAACGCGCCGCGCAGGGCCGCGTCCAGCTCGCGCGGAGTCATGGCCCAGAAGTCGCGGGGACAGAGGCGAAGGCTCCCGAGCCCTGCTTCCATGGCGGCCGCCCAAGGAAACGGCTCGCGGCTTGTTACGCCGCGTCTATGTCCAAAGGGACGTTCGCCTCGCTGTGCTCGGGCAGGCTGCCGTCCCGCGCGGCGGTGAACGTCGCCGCCAGCAGCCGCGCGACGATATCGACAAAGCCCGCCGCGCCGCCGGGCGCACGCATGGCGCCGACGGCATCGTCAGCAATCTCGTAGCCCGCGCCGCGCAAACCGGCGCCAATCATCTTGATGGCGTCGCCCGCCGCGATACGCCCGGCCTCGAAGCGCTCGGCGACGGCCAGCATGTCGTCCTCGCCGAAGGCGTGCTCAAGCTCCGCCAACGCGCCCAGCGTCAGACACAGCCGGTAGGTCTTGCCGTCCAGAACCGCTTCGATCTCGCCGCGATGCGTGTTGACCATGCCTGCCCCCTACGCGGCGGTGAAGGCGAGAGCGCCGGCGGATTCGAGGCCGAGTTCGAAGCTCAGCTCGCCGTCGTGGCGTCCGCCGTATTCCAGCGTCACGATCTGGAACGGCCCCTCGACCGTGCCGAAATCGGGCACGATCACCTGCCAGTCGCGCACGGTGCCGTCGAAGAAATATTGCCGCAGCGTCTCGTCCGAGGTGGCGTCCTTGAAGATGCCGCTGCCGGAAAGCCGCGCGGTCTTGAGGCCGGCGCCGGCCAGAAGCTCGCGCCAGCGCCCGGCGCTCTCCTGATCGGTCGCGTCCACCGTGGCGGCATTGAAGGCGAGCGATCGCGCCCGCAAGCCGCCCACGGTCACGAATGTGCCGCCGCCGTCCGAGTCCACTTTCAAGAGGAGGTCCTTGCCCTTTTGCGCCGTCATGCTTCTTCCTCGCGTTGAGACAAACAAAAAGAGCGGCCCCGAAGGACCGCTCTCGAAAATCTTCGTGCCGGTGCTAGCGATCTGCGCTAGTTCGCCAAACGCGCCTCGACCATCTTGCGTAGGATCACCCGGTCGCGGGTGGAGACGCCGATGAGTTCGGCCACGCGCCAGACGAGGTTGGATTCGAACTCGTCCACGACGCCGTCGGCCATGACCACTTCCCACAGCATTTCGACAATGCGCTTGCGCCCGTCCTGATCGAGCTCGCGGCACAGCACTTTGGTGAACCGGTAGAGATCGACCGCGTCGCGCTCCTCGGCGCTCGCATCCTGAAACAGGCGCTTCAGCTCATCGGATGAAAGGTCGAACCGGCGCTGCAGCAGCGCCTTCACCTTATGCTTTTCGTTTGGGTCGAAATTGCCGTCGATGCTGCCGGCGTTGATCAGCAGCGCGGCCGAGGCGATGCGCAGTTCCTCCTCGTGGAGGTCCTTGAGTTGCGTCTCCTCGTCGACGCCCTCGACGAAATTCACCAGCTTGGTCCAAAGCGACATACAGATCCCTTCCGGCCAGTTGTCATCCGGCCCCCGTCGGGGCGCAATTCAGTCGGGCACACCCCTATAAAACAACGAAAGCCGGGACAAGCCCGGCGATCTCGGAATTCATGTATTTGACTGGCTTACGCGGCGGCCTGCTGCTGCGGCTCCGTCACCGCGCGATAGCGCACGATGCCGTGCATGGTCTCGCCGTCCGGATCGATCCGCGCCTCGGCGAATTCGTGGCGCAGATTGACCAGATAATGATCGTCGAGGGTGAGCGGCTGGTCGTGGAGCAGCGTCTTCACCGCCTCCATGATCTCGTGAACTTCTTCGGCGCTGTCCGCACGCGTCCACACATGGAGCGTCAAATCGTGCTCGGTGCCGAGCTCGGTGCCGGTGCTCCAGTCGAGCGTTACGGTCTGACCGAGCGTGATGTAGGGCAGCGGTTGACCTTGCGGGGCCTTGCTGTAGATCCGGTCTCCGCCGAGCCGGTCCGTCAGTGCAGGCGCGCTGGAAAGGGTCTGATAAATGCTGCGTTGGAGATCCCAACTCGCGGCGGCCATGCTGTCCTCCACCAATGTCGTTACCAGGCATTTAGGAACGCCGGCGCCGAATGCAATGGAATGCCTCAGTGCTTGGCCCAACGCGCCCGTAAAGTATTTGTGAGTTCTTGCTTAACGCGAGGTAAACGCGCGCGGAAAACCGGCCAAAGAAAAGGCCTTGCGCGCATTTTCCGTGTCCCGAACTCGAGGAACCGCGCAGCCCTGTGCCGCGTCCCGACGGCGAAGACCGGCCTGTCGCGCACGCTTACGTCAATTGTTTCAATCGTTTCGCCAACTTGCCCAGGCGCGCCCAGCGCCGCCTCGGCCCTGATCGCCTCCGCCTGACCGGCCAGGGTCTCGCGAACGTCGCGCTCGAGGCCCCGCGCCGCCAGGCGCCGCTGCAGCGCTTCGAGGCCTTTGACGCTAGCGGTGATCACAGGTCCCGCTCCTCGCACAGACAGCGCAGCCAGCGGCGGCGCTCGCCCACATCCGCGGCGGTCAGGATTTCGAAGACGCGGGTCCCGAACACAAAGCGCATGGCCGGACGCACGCCGTCGCGGTAGCGAAGCACGACCTCATAGGCAAGCTTGCCCGCGAGCCGTCCGGCCTCGACCCCTTCGGACCCACCAGCCGGCGTCAGCTGCGCCCACACCTCGGCCACATCGGTCCAGCTCGTGGTCGCCCCGCCTGCCCCGTCGCTGACGCGCTGCACTTCCTGCAACGTCAGCCGATGGCGAAGTTCGCTTAGGCGCGTCACAGGCGCACCCGGCGAAAAGGCTGCAGCAGCCCCGCCGCGATGGCCGGCACGCCTTGGGGACCCGGACCCAGCTCCACCGGCTCGCGCCGCTCGAACCAATGGGCAACGAGCAAGAGAAGCGCCTGGCGGATCGGCTGCGGCACATCCGTAGGCGCATCGCCGAAACCGGCGACGAACGCCACTTCGAAACCGTTGAACGGCCGCAGGCCCACGGACGGGACCAGTGCGGTCAGCACCAGGCGGGCCGGATCTGACAACACGTCGATGTCGTACCCGCCCGCATCGACGGCGGACGTACCCCCGTCGCCGTCATGCAGCCTCACCGCGCTCACCGACTGCACGGGGCCGAGCGGCAGGGCCACGCACCCTCGCTGCGGCACCGCATCGAGAAAGTGCGACCAGCTCTGCGTGATCAGCGCGAGCCCCCGCGAGCGCTCGATAAGCATCCGCGCGGCCACGATGAGCGATGAGATCAGCGTGTCCTCGTCGTCCGTATCGACGCGCAAATGCGCCTTGGCCTCGGCCAAGCTGATGGGCTCGGCGGCGGGCGCCGCCGTCAACACATGCACCATGACACACCTCTCTAAATTTTGTTGACAGGAAGATTTATAGTTTTATATATTTTATGAAATTTAATTATCTATAGAAGGTACATGGAAGATGGCTAAGAAAAGTAATGGTTTAGGGGATCGCATTCGTAGGATCAGGGAGGCACGCGCTTTTAGCCAGTCTGACCTGGCGAAAATGGCCAACGTTACTCCTACGGCCGTGTGGAATTGGGAGACAAACGGTGTCGTGCCCAGAGCTGAAACGCTTCTGGTTGTTGCCCAACGGCTTGGTGTGACTAAAGAATATCTCCTGACGGGACAATCGGGCGTTCAGGATCCGGCGACAAGCGCTTCGACTGAAGAGCTGTCTCTCGAAGATCTCATCCGAGCGATTGCTGCGAAGGGATTCGAAGTTTCGATACGGCCAAAATCTCCCTCGTAAAATTAGTGGCGGCCGCTCACGCGAGGGAGGGGGTGGGCGCGCGAAGCGGCCGCCGGCCTGGCCAGGCACAACTGGGATCAACGACGACGGCAGGCACGCCGCACGGCGTTCGTTAACGCGGGCCTTCAAAACCACAACATGTCGTAGGGAACAGCGCGCGAAGATTTACGAACCCCTGATTCGTCGCCGCTCTGTTCACGGTGTGGGCTTGCGCGAAGCGCCTAAGGCGCGGCCTCCAACACAAGATGTGGGAGGCCGCGCCAATCGCTGGCGGTGCCTAGGACGTTCCGAACTTCAGAAGCTTGATGGCATCGAAGTCCTGCACGCCGCCGCCCACGCGCTTGGTCGTGTAGAACAGCACGTAGGGCTTGGCCGAGAACGGATCGCGCAGCACGCGGATGCCCGCCCGGTCGACCACGAGATAGCCCCGGCCGAAGTCGCCAAAGGCGATCGCGAACGTGTCGGTGTCGATGTCCGGCATGTCCTCGCTCTCGACGATCGGATAGGTCATCAGCGTAGGCGACAGGTCCGCGCGCTCCGGCGGCTGCCAGAGGTAGTTGCCGTCCGCATCCTTGAACTTGCGGATCGTTGCCTGCGTCGCCCGGTTCATGACCCAGTGCGCGTTGGCGCGATAGTCGGACTTCAGCGTGTAGATGAAGTCGATGAGATCGTCGCTCGGGTGCGATGAATCGAACGCACCGTCATTGCCGGTCGCCACATAGCCGATCTTGTCCCAGGCCCAGGAGCCGTTCTCGACCTTGGTATAGTCGAGAAAGCCGCGCGGCTTGTTGTTGCCGTCGCCGGAAATGAAGGCCGCGCCTTCCTGTTGCGCGAAAGCGACCTGGATTTCCTCCGCCAGCCACTCGTCGATATTGACGGCGGAGTCGTCCAGCAGGCTCTGCGTGGCCGACGGCATGGCGTAGATCTCCATGGTCGGGAAGGTCAGCTCGGCCAGCGTCGGCGAGTTGGTCTCGTCCCGCGTCGTGGTCTCGGCGACCCAACCGGTCGCGGGGCCCGTGACGGAGAAAGGCTTCTTGTAGACGGACGCGCTCACCGTGCGGTTGCCGGCGATGGCGCGGATGGGCGAGATCTCCTTCACGCCGCGCAGCACTGCCGCCTCGACCTCCGGCGGCACCAGATAGCCGCCGTCCGCGCCGTCATTGGTGCTGATCGCCAGCGCCTTCTGCTCCAGCGACAAAAGCCCGGACGTCTCGCCCCGGCGTATATAGCCGTCGAACGCGGCTTTGTGCTGCAGGTGCGCGCCGGAGGCAAAGCGCGCCGAAGAAGACAGGCGCGGCCGCGCGCCCTTGAGGGTCAGGCGGTCCAGATACGCCTTCTGCTCGTCCAGCGCCTGGTTGATGCGGTCGATCTTGTCCGTGGTCACCACGTCGGCGGGCATGCCCCGCTGGAGCGCCCGGATCTTGTCGTCGTTCTCCTGCT
This genomic window from Methyloceanibacter caenitepidi contains:
- a CDS encoding DUF2793 domain-containing protein gives rise to the protein MTEESAKLRIPYIAAAQAQKHVTHNEAMTLLDTLVQLSVLDKDLLEPPASPAEGDCYIVAGGGGPATGAWIGWEKRVARYIDGEWRSYLPGEGAGSGWIAWVHDEDAMYRFDGSDWTLAGIEGPQGPQGPAYQPDAAVDAIAGRAAYDDEVTAFSVLVVSDSGNAGQPTLYFKLSAGSADWSAGITWLPQTAGPAFTVRTATTADIAIASGLNGGDVIDGVTLVAGELVLVKDQAAPAQNGIYIVGPSPTRVFGLSAYDQHPGALVTVQEGAVNADTRWLCTSIQGGTLGSTAITFSRMEVPPRGHLYGLILSNNATDAGHDIDVAVGEAASDDTTPALMRLTSALTKRADTAWAPGNGSGASLDSGALTANGTVHWWLISTGATVDVGCSDHDTSGLSPTLPSGYLYKQYIGSTPLDASSNIRPFVQTQDRFEYNPAVEAFDAGPLGTSGTNFKLPVPEGFRCRVEGDFASGNSGQAFAITVYATGSTPPDAPATAGIASNVAGHGTLGDRSASSGSDSAAGNARIWVTTNTTGQITADADVSVDAFGMYVVGYVCPRGRLAEAI
- a CDS encoding baseplate multidomain protein megatron, coding for MATLVLGAVGSAIGGAIFPGSVLGTALTGATIGGAVGSVGGALLDRSLMAPLAASSGETQVLEGPRLSDVAVGASSEGTPLPRVYGRARLPGHLIWATRFKEQVTVTTQTTGGGQQTGGGKNVFGGGGSGQGSQASAQQTVKTVEYSYYANAAYAVCEGPITRIGRIWADGKELRQSDFTIRVHLGGEGQGRDGLIASKQGGATRVPAYRGTAYVVFENMPLERFGNRLPQLNFEVFRAVDTFEKEVRAVNLIPSAGEFVYDTDRVMRIENGASVAENLHTALGGTDWDVALDQLEAQLPNVADVSIVVSWFGTDLRIGVCEVKPGVEVAAKESWPYEWSVGGASRTQAHVVSEEDGRPAYGGTPADAAVVAAIKDLKARGLKVTFYPFISMDVPTDNALADPYSDAASQPAYPWRGRITCDPAPGLGGTVDKTAACGSQVAAFVGAAEAADFAIDGESVTYAGPDEWSFRRFILHYAHLCKAAGGVDAFLIGSEMRGATSLRESAGSFPFVDALVDLAADVSGVLGGATAITYGADWTEYRGHQPDDGTGDVYFHLDPLWSSPHIDAVGIDVYWPLSDWRDGDAHLDRQAGWESIYDLDYLRSNIRGGEGFDWYYPAAGATGNEASAERLTQTRLPITDGAYGKPWIYKTKAIKEWWQNLHYDRPGGVESGAHTGWVPQGKPIWFTEVGCPAVDKGPNQPNVFIDPKSSESFAPYFSRGVRDDLVQRRYIQAIQSFFDPSHEDYVSGQNPVSGVYGGRMVDASRIFVYTWDARPFPAFPYASSVWADGGNWELGHWLTGRVGGGALAAVVRAILEDYGFFRYDVTKLYGFLDGFVIDRIMSVREALQPLGLGFLFDASESGGLIQFAHRGFLGSVASVTPDALVETDPDAPLYTLTRGQETELPLSAKITYIDGNHDYAQGAVDARRLGSRSDRAAAAELPIVMGQGKALAIAEGWLRDAWAARERGAFALPPSRLALEPGDVVTLSSGARDTLWRLTETRDATFKDIDARSVEPFNLDSVVAPEKEREFDPVTVYGPTDAVFMDLPLLRGDEAPYAGYVAANADPWPGGVAVYRSPSTSGYELNAIVPARATMGRTVFDTYSGPLHRYDKSNILRVALDYGELESVTEEALLNGANFAAIQNADGTFELIQFQLATLIETGTYDLSMLLRGLNGTEGAMRNPVPAGALFVLINSAVTALNLRPDDVGLALNYKYGPVSEGLESDTYGSASYAVQGLGLRPYAPVHVQGKRDPANGDWSIAWIRRTRFGGDSWEGLEVPLGEDVELYRLDILDGPDGSVLRSVESDTPSISYTAAMQADDFGAPQWNVHVRVAQVSPVYGPGPASEQLIWDYQH
- a CDS encoding NlpC/P60 family protein, with translation MPQPDAIVQCARGWLGTPYHHQGSVRGAGCDCLGLIRGVWRALYGPEPEAMPPYSRDWGNATGSETLIAAACRHLVPLGSVSDALAGDVLVFRMRDKGVAKHAGILADGDHMIHAQEGLGVVEVPLGVWWRRRAVAAFRFPDDK
- a CDS encoding DUF2163 domain-containing protein, with product MRAISSALQDHLDSGATTLCWCWRITRNDAVSFGFTDHDRDLEFGGTLYEAASGFTGSEIASAVGLNVDTLDVDGALKSDRLNEADLAAGLFDNAAIEIYRVNWADPDHRVLMRTGNLGEVSRGAHHFRCEVRGLAHALQQPKGRIIQYGCDADLGDARCKIDLDQAAFSADGTVASLDASPRRFTASGLEAHASNWFTRGLLTWESGANDGRTSEVKLHAKASSGVTIELWQRPSEAIAAGDGFKVQAGCDKQFGTCRAKFSNTANFRGFPHVPGNDFMLRVVSRSDKNDGGRVR